One part of the Chitinophagales bacterium genome encodes these proteins:
- a CDS encoding outer membrane lipoprotein-sorting protein yields MSKTTIKKKHLANFLLKAGKKIVSLSSIFIMLFIVQAKAQTADDIINKYLTAIGGKENVQKIQSIKQTGKLDQGGTEIPGIMYQKRPDMMRTEFTFQGKTGLQVFNGTDGWDYNPFQGRDVVEKMNADELKDVKFQADIDGPLVDYAKKGYKVDYIGDEDFNGTQSYKLKLTSKEGDEYSYFIDKESNLLLGLKQKVKTKDGSETESETNLSDYKEVNGVLMPFTIENKANYQGQSFSSFIKIDSIKANSALEDSFFQEPKIVSK; encoded by the coding sequence ATGTCGAAGACAACCATTAAGAAAAAACATCTTGCGAATTTTTTGTTAAAAGCTGGAAAGAAAATAGTTTCCCTGAGTTCCATTTTTATCATGCTGTTTATTGTTCAGGCAAAAGCACAGACAGCCGATGACATTATAAATAAATACTTAACCGCTATTGGCGGGAAAGAGAATGTACAGAAAATTCAAAGCATCAAACAAACCGGCAAGCTCGACCAGGGAGGAACTGAGATTCCAGGTATAATGTATCAGAAACGTCCTGATATGATGCGTACTGAATTTACCTTCCAGGGCAAGACAGGGTTGCAGGTATTTAACGGGACTGATGGCTGGGACTATAATCCATTCCAGGGAAGGGATGTAGTGGAAAAGATGAATGCCGATGAATTGAAGGATGTAAAATTCCAGGCAGACATTGATGGGCCTTTGGTAGATTATGCGAAGAAGGGCTATAAGGTGGATTATATTGGGGATGAAGATTTCAACGGCACCCAGAGCTATAAGCTGAAGCTTACTTCGAAAGAAGGGGACGAGTATAGCTATTTTATTGATAAAGAATCCAATCTATTACTTGGATTGAAGCAAAAGGTGAAGACCAAAGATGGCAGTGAAACAGAGAGTGAAACCAATTTAAGCGACTATAAAGAGGTGAATGGTGTGCTGATGCCTTTCACAATTGAAAATAAAGCCAACTACCAGGGCCAGTCATTTTCAAGCTTTATAAAGATTGACAGTATTAAAGCCAATAGTGCACTGGAGGATAGCTTTTTTCAGGAGCCAAAAATTGTTTCTAAATAA